From a single Macrobrachium rosenbergii isolate ZJJX-2024 chromosome 59, ASM4041242v1, whole genome shotgun sequence genomic region:
- the LOC136837584 gene encoding cylicin-2-like, producing MRGEENSSQEKESNKRGKGNTSREKESNKRGKGNNSREKESNKRGEGNSSQEKESNKRGKDNTSREKESNKRGKGNISREKESNKRGKGNISREKESNKRGKGNNSREKESNKRGEGNSSQEKESNKRGKGNTSREKESNKRGKGNISREKESNKRRKGNNKQEKETNKRGKGNIRREKESNKRGEGNSSQVQATIRNTSLSMYDALL from the coding sequence atgcgaggagaagagaacagtagccaagagaaagagagcaacaaacgAGGAAAGGGTAACACCAGCCGAGAAAAAGAGAGCAACAAACGAGGAAAAGGTAACAACagccgagagaaagagagcaacaagCGAGGAGAAGGGAACAGtagccaagagaaagagagcaacaaacgAGGAAAGGATAACACCAGCCGAGAAAAAGAGAGCAACAAACGAGGAAAAGGTAACATCagccgagagaaagagagcaacaaacgAGGAAAAGGTAACATCagccgagagaaagagagcaacaaacgAGGAAAAGGTAACAACagccgagagaaagagagcaacaagCGAGGAGAAGGGAACAGtagccaagagaaagagagcaacaaacgAGGAAAGGGTAACACCAGCCGAGAAAAAGAGAGCAACAAACGAGGAAAAGGTAACATCagccgagagaaagagagcaacaaacgAAGAAAAGGTAACaacaaacaagagaaagagaccaacaaacgaggaaaaggtaacatcaggagagagaaagagagcaacaagCGAGGAGAGGGGAACAGTAGCCAAGTGCAAGCGACCATCAGAAACACCTCGCTCTCAATGTACGATGCTCTCTTATAA
- the LOC136837585 gene encoding caldesmon-like has protein sequence MRKRATNQEKVTAAKRKRATNEENVTAAKRKRATYEEKVTAAKRKRATNEENVTAAKRKRATYEEKVTSAMRKRATNKEKVTAAKRKRATNAEKIIVANEKVSNKR, from the exons ATGAGAAAGAGAGCAACTAACCAGGAAAAGGTAACAgcagccaagagaaagagagcaacaaacgAGGAAAATGTAACAgcagccaagagaaagagagcaacatATGAGGAAAAG gtaacagcagccaagagaaagagagcaacaaacgAGGAAAATGTAACAgcagccaagagaaagagagcaacatATGAGGAAAAGGTAACATCAGCCatgagaaagagagcaacaaacAAGGAGAAGGTAACAgcagccaagagaaagagagcaacaaacgCCGAAAAGATAATAGTAGCCAATGAGAAAGTGAGCAACAAACGATGA
- the LOC136837586 gene encoding caldesmon-like, whose translation MRNRATNEEKVTVTMRKRATNEKKVTAAMRKRATNEEKVTAAKRKRATNEEKGTAATRKRATNEEKVIAAMRKRATNKEKVTAAKRKRATNKEKVTAAMRKRATNQEKVTAAIRKRATNQEKVTATKRKRTTNEEKVTAAMRKRATNEEKVTAAMRKRATNQEKVTAAMVKRATNKEKVTAAMKNEQLTRKR comes from the coding sequence ATGAGAAACAGAGCAACAAACGAGGAAAAGGTAACAGTAACCatgagaaagagagcaacaaacgagaaaaaggtaacagcagccatgagaaagagagcaacaaacgaggaaaaggtaacagcagccaagagaaagagagcaacaaacgAGGAGAAGGGAACAGCAGCCAcgagaaagagagcaacaaacgAGGAAAAGGTAATAGCAGCCatgagaaagagagcaacaaacAAGGAGAAGGTAACAgcagccaagagaaagagagcaacaaacaaggaaaaggtaacagcagccatgagaaagagagcaacaaaccAGGAAAAGGTAACAGCAGCCATTAGAAAGAGAGCAACTAACCAGGAAAAGGTAACAgcaaccaagagaaagagaacaacaaacgaggaaaaggtaacagcagccatgagaaagagagcaacaaacgaggaaaaggtaacagcagccatgagaaagagagcaacaaaccAGGAAAAGGTAACAGCAGCCATGGTTAAGAGAGCAACAAACAAGGAAAAGGTAACAGCAGCCATGAAAAATGAACAACTAACCAGGAAAAGGTAA